AGTTATGTAAAGAATAGGTTGTTGTGCAGGGTTCACCTTCTTATATGATGGGGGACTGGGCATATCGCTAGGCAATTGCTTAGTTGCTTGGACGATCGCTGCTTGTACATCCTGCGCTGCACCATCAATATCTCGGCTCAAATTAAATTGCAGCACGATTTGGCTACTTCCTTTAGAACTGGTAGAGTTCATAGAATCCAAGCCGGCAATTGTAGAAAATTGTTGTTCCAAAGGCGTTGCCACTGATGCCGCCATTGTTTCAGGACTGGCTCCTGGTAAACTGGCAGACACCGAAATTGTTGGAAAATCCATGCTTGGCAAGTCGCTGACGGGCAATATAAAATAACTCATCAGCCCAAAAACTAGAATCGCCAGCATCACCAAGGTGGTCATGATTGGACGGCGAATGAATAGAGAAGTAATATTCATGGCTAGTAATGTTACTTATCCCCTACAATCGGGCGAATAGTATTTTTGTAAATTTTTTGTGCTGCCTTTGCAGAGATGATGCTATTGTCATCACGTAGCGTAAAAGTTAGATCAGTGGGTTGAAAATAATTACGACTAACAGAAGTCCAACCCCGAACAACAAAAGTATTTAGTCCAGGAATAACAGGTATTGATTTAGTCAAAACCTGATTCACAATTGCCGATGTATCGCCTGTAGGAATTTTTGCTATGGCTTGGTCAATTCGGGGTTGTTGTCCTTGCCAAATAAATTCTACAGTTCCATCACTGAGATTTTGATCCCAACCAGCCAAGTTGTACTGGATCGCCAGTTTGAACAAAAAAGCCCGGAATCCTACCTTTTGTACCTTGCCAGTGATTATTCCGTGAAGTGCAACCATAGAATCTGTAGCTGGTGGTTCATCAGCTAGAACCACATTTTGAAAAGTAAATAGGGCGATCATTAAAATGATCGTTACCCAGGAAAATTGTTTGAGAAGATGCTTGACAATATATGCAATCATGGCTTTCAAATGTTTGATTTATTATTGGTGGATAGCAACAGATACACCAGGCGCAAGATTGAATTGTCCATCGGTGACGACTTGCTCACCGGGTTGGAGTCCTTGATTAATAACGGTTTCGTTGCCCACGGTATCCCCTACTTTCACAGGACGGGCAGCTACTGTTTTGTCAGGTTTGACAACAAACACATACTGCCCGTTTTGTCCAGTTTGTAATGCTTGGGAAGGGACAATGATCACATTAGGTAATTGGGCTAATTTCAGTACCACATCTACAAATTCTCCTGGTGATAGTTGTCTTTTAGTGTTGCTAAAGGTAGCTTTCAGTTGAATAGTTCCAGTCGTAGCATCCAAGGTATTATCTACAAAAGTTAGTTCTCCCTTGATTGGCTGTGCGGAATTATTTGGTACTAACGCATCTACTTCTAACTTCCCCGTAGCCATATATTTTTTAAGTGTCGGTAATTGCTGCTGGGGAATCGAGAAGGAAACGTAAGCAGGATGAGTTTGATTAATTACGACTAATCCACTGGTATCGTTAGCCTTGACCAAGTTACCTTGATCGACTTGCAAATCACCTGTTTGCCCGTTAATGGGAGCATAGATTGTGGTGTAAGCAAGTTGAGTTTTAGCACTTTTGACAGCAGCATCAGCCGCTTTAAGATTCGCTTGGGCATTTTGCACATTTGCCTTAGCTGAACCCACAGCCGCGATCGCTTCTCGAATTGCACTTTGATCAGCAGCCACAGTTGCTTCATCTGCATCTGCACTGGTGTGATATTGTTGAGCTTGTTCTTGAGTGACTGCCCCCTGTTGGAATAAATGGGTATAGCGTTGTGCTTCAGTATCAGCATTGCGTGCTTGGGCTGCATCTCTCGTCCGTGTAGCTTTTGCTTGGGTTACTTGGTCACTAGCTTGTTGCAGATTTGCGATCGCTTGCTGCACTTGTGCTTGTGCTTGTACCTGTTTTGCGATCGCTTGAGCTAAGTCTGCTTGAAAAGGCGTTGGGTCAATTTTGAATAATAGTTGTCCTTTCTTGACTTGCTGCCCTTGCTGAAAGTAAACTCCCATCAATTGTCCATCAACCAGTGATTTAATTGATACGGTGGAGTACGCTTCAACGGTTCCTGTGCTGCGGATTTCTAGTGGTACTGTTGCCTCAGTTACATTGGTGACAACTACAGGTATAGCTTTGTGATTATCTATTTTGGGTTGCGTGGAGCGTTTACCCAAAATAGCCCAACTAGAAAAGCAAACAATTCCTAATATCAGTAGACCCAAACTAGCTTTTTGTAGAGGCGTAAATTTTGGTGGAGGTTTTATGATTATGTTTTTAGTCATCATTTCTGTTACCCGACCTTTATTTAAGATCAGTTTCAGGTACTAGCCAAAGCTTAAGGGTGAAGATGAATAAATTAGTAAAAAGTTAATGAATAAATTAAAGGTTATCTAAGTCGTATAGGGTGCAATTTTAATAAAAAAATCTTATCTTAGCGCTTAACTTATCTATGTTCACCATGAAATCATTTGATAAACAACAAACTAAATATTAAAGGCGATTTACTTTATAAATGGTCTCTTAAAAGAAAGAAAATCAATTGAATCTCATTCAGGAGAAATCCTATGTCAACTCAAACTTCACGTGTTTGGCTGATTACAGGTAGTTCTACAGGCTTGGGTCGCGCTCTCACAGAGGCAGTTTTAAAGCGAGGTGAAATTGTGGTTGCTACAGCTCGTCAACCCCAACAACTTGCAGAGTTAGAAACACAGTATCCCAGACAGATAATAACGTTGCGGCTCGATGTCACTAAACCTGATGAGGTACAAAAAGCTGTAAATCAAGCGATCGCTACGTTCGGGCATATTGATATTTTAGTTAACAATGCGGGTTACGGAATGATGGGCGCGATCGAAGAAATTAGCGATACCGATGTTCGCCAACAATTTGAAACCAATTTCTTTGGTGTATTAAATGTAATTCGTGCTGTACTACCATATCTGCGTCATCAGCGTTCTGGACATATTCTTAATCTTTCATCCGTCTGTGGATTCGTCAGTAATGCAGCTGGAGGCATTTATTGTAGTACCAAGTTTGCTTTAGAAGGATTATCCGAAGCATTAGCAAAAGAAGTCGCTTCCTTGGGTATTAAAGTCACAATTGTAGAACCGGGTGCATTTCGGACGGATTTTACCGGGCGATCGCTAAGTCTTTCTAATCAGTGTATTTCAGACTATGGTAACAGCAGCGCAGAAATTATCAAATTACTAAAACAGATAGATGGTAAACAACTAGGCAATCCTATAAAAGCAGCTGAAGCAATGATCCAGGTGATAAACAGCGACTCTCCTCCCTTGCGATTGGTCTTGGGTTCAGATGCTGTAGCAATGATCGAAAATAAACTAACAGCTATGCGAACAGAACTAGAAGCATGGAAGCCTGTTGCAATGCACACTGCATTTGATGAAGCAAAAGTGGCATTTTAAATTGAAGAAGAATTCAGAAGTCAGAATACAGAATTCAGAATCAAGACGCTCGTTCCTCCTAACGTTGCGCTATCAGTCGGGGATTCAGACCCGCGACTTTCTTGTTGACCACCAAATCTACGATTTGGAGGGGGTTTTAAACCCGTTTATTCAGACGCTCTCTTCGAGACGCTGCACGTTAGCGGAGCTTTCGCTTTAGCGATACGCGGACTCGCTCTAAGCGAAGCCATGCCCTCCGTTGGCGTAGCCTCTCCCTTTGGGAGAAGGCTTTATGCTGCGCTATCCGCTAGTAGTCTGCCAAGACAACGCAAGCGTTGTGCTTAGCAAGGGAGGCTCTTGAGGCTGGCGTTGCAGGGGAAGATGAAGAGGCTTTTAGAAAATAGCAATATTCTTCCAATTTTCCCCCTGCCCCCCAATTCTCCCCCTGCTCGACCTACACAGCAATTTTGAGTTGGTGAACCACTAGTCGCACAGAATTCAGTCCTTCTGGAGTCAGAAGGACTGAATTCTGTTTTGATAAACATTTAGATCCTGCTTCTCTCTATATTCCGACTACAGAGGGTCTGCTTTCGGCAGACCTTTTTTAATTTATTTATACATTTATCTTGTAGGGGCCTACAGTCGTGCATTGGTGTCAACTTAAGGAGCATCAGCCCAGACTTGAGCCGACCGCGAGTGAATCTGACGATGACGTTTGCGCTCGGCTTTAAGCAAACCAAAAAGCTTGTAATGTGAAACTAAATAGTCAACAACATTATCAGTTTCACGACGCAAAACAGCCACAGCAAAGTAATACAAACTGCGAAAGACCATTTCCACAGAAATACGTTCAAGTGGCTGACCGAGTGCGAACGCGATTTGAGAAGATAAATTGTTGAGAACAGTGTAGAAAATCACAGTCGCAAAGATTTGAATCTGAACCCCGTTACGGTCGCCAACCCAAATATAAGCCAGACCCAGAAGTCGTTTAGTCAGCTTAAAGGCATCTTCAATCCGCCAACGACAACGGTAGAGTTCACACACTTGTTGTGCAGATAATAACTGTGGGTCAAGCACATTGGTCAAATAGTAGTACCAACTATTACCCCAGAGTACAGAAACTAAGCGAACTGGATACTGACAAGGATTGGATCGATATTGTCCCATATCGATGATTTCGTCACGATAGTAAACACCAGTTGATAAACAGCGCACCACAAAGTAAGAAGTTTTTTCGCGCAATCGCGTCACGAAAAACTTCTGCTGCTGTGTAAACTGGTCAAACCAGCCAAACTTGAAAAAACCCAAATCGAAAATCAATAGTCCGCCAGTTGGCAGTTGCTCTAATAGCTCCTGGGCAAAAATTTTGTCATTAGCTTTGCTATCTTCCGTGTACCAGATTTTGGTCGGTACATGAGTAAACGCTTCTACCACCATCATCATTTTTCCTGCCAACACTGTTGTTTGGTCTGATAATGCTTTTAACTTTTTGCGTAATTCTTCTAGTGTTGACCCATCCGCTATCCACACTGCACCAAAAGTCTGATGTAGTTGTTGCCACTGCTGTGGGATTCTATTTGCCTGTGGGGTGGCATGGATTTTTTCGATGACTTGCTCAAACACTTGTGCAAATAATTTTGCTGGTATTTTCTTTAACCTTTGTGAGAGTGCTTGTTTACTCACTAACATCGGTTCTACCCACATTAATCCTTCTGTGGCTAATAATCTGATTGCTTCGCTTAATCCGGCTATTTGTCGATACACCAGACTTACTACCACTGCCATCATCACTGGTAATGTTAATTTTCTTTCTCTTAAGTTTTTGTTGTCTAGTCCTGGTGAATCTCTTAGTGGTTTAAAGTTTGATGGTTCTAGTAGTGCGTATATCTGGGCTTCTATTTCTTCTATTGCTGGTGCTGGCAGTTGTGTTTGTCTTCTTAAGTCTGGATTGCCATCTTTTCTCATCCGGGGAGTAGCCATTTTGACAACTCCTTTTGTCTTTGTCTCTACTCCCCTACTCTACCTCTACTTGTTGACTTTTTCCTTAAGTTGACACTAATGACAGTCGTGGCCCCTACCCCCAACCTTCAGCCGCTATACGTAGCTGTGAGAAAGGGATAAGGCTGCTGCATCGAAAATGCGAGATCATAAGTAGGTTCCACAGCACCATATATATGTAGCCCAAAATCTTTGGCAAGTTCTTCACAAACTTTGACCGCACGTATACTATTACCTTTAGCATCAAGAAGGGGCGAAAAAATACCAATTCCACACTTTCCAGGTACGACTGCAACTATACCGCCGCTAACGCCACTTTTAGCAGGAAGTCCAACTCTATAAGCCCATTCCCCAGCAAAATCATACATTCCACAGGTATGCATCAGGCTAAGAATATCTTGTACATAATGGCTTTTGATTGCTTGTTCTCCTGTGATAGGATTCATTCCTTTATTAGCCAAAGTTGCTCCCATCATCGCTAAATCATTGCAGGTAACTGAAATAGAACATTGTTGAAAGTATATATCGAGAGTTTTCTCAATCCTGTCACTAATCATCCCAGAATTATACATCAGGTAGGCGATCGCTTTATTTCTACTCCCAGTGGCTTTTTCTGATAAAAATACAGGAATATCTACATCAAGCCACCGGCCTGTGTAAAGACGAAACATTTCTATTATTTGTTGAAGTCCTTCAGTACAATTATCACCTGTTAATAAATCAGTAGTGGCGATCGCCCCTGCATTTACCATAGGATTACAGGGACGATTATTTTTTTGATCTAGAACAATCGAGTTAAAAGCCTCTCCAGTCGGTTCTAGCCCTACTCTATTCAATACAGTCTCCCGTCCATAATTCTCCAATGCTAGACCGTAGACAAATGGTTTAGAAATAGATTGGATAGTAAATGTTTGCTGGTAGTCTCCTACTGAATAAATTTGCCCATCTGTATTAACTATAGAAATACCAAACCAATCTGTATTAGCCCTTTCCAATTGTGGGATATAGTTTGCTACTTTGCCTTCTTTTAGCAATTTATATTTTTGATGTAGTGCAATTAAATAATTATGCAATGGAGAGATTATATCCTGAAGGCTATTTGGCATTTCTGATAATGAGTTTACAACATTCATTTGCTCTGGAGCTATATCTACTTTTGGAAGATATCGATTAGTGAGTAAATTCCCCTGATTTGGCTCTTTCATATCCTTCTCCAATTATGTATACAAAATTGCATCTCACTAATATTGAGTCTTATATGTCTCAGGGTATTTGAGGGTGAAGAAAGACAATTTAGCCGCTAAGATAATAAAAGTTAGTAACTTTAAAGCGATAGTGTAAATACGGCGACCTTTTCAGATTTACGACTTCATATTTCTTGTTTTGACGACTGTAACCCACATTTTGCACGGCTGCTGATTTGACGTTATAAAGTGCTTTACCGCAACACATTGAACTACAAATTATTAACTTCATACTTAAGTTTCGCCTAACTTACTTATCTTGATGCTTCAAGAATTGAATAAAGGTCAATATTGAATATGTAAGCCAGAATACACGGCTTTGTTCAAACTTAAATTAACAGGAAAATTGATTATGAAACGTATCTTTACTGGCATCTTACTTGCTCTACCACTCGCAATGACCGCCCTGCAATCGAAAGCATCTGCCGAGGAGATAATTGTAGTACCTGCCGTTCATAGACCTATTGTTATCGATCACCGATTACACCACGAGTTTTTTCCTCGGCATTGGGAAAGAGTGCGACATGAAGAACGCTTGCTTCGTGCTGAGTTAGGGAGATTTTAATCTACCAGCTACACTTAGCAGTAACATTGCTAAGTGTAGCTGAATGCAAATATCTCGACTTTAATTCGATCCAAATTCCGGCTAACAGCATTAGTCGGAATTTATTTAATTTTATAATTTGCATATCTTCAGATTGGAGAATATCTAATTATTAGTTGTTAATCAAGCTTTCTATTACTTACTTAACTTAAATTTTGGATATTAATCTTGTAGATTTTACTGACGCAACCACTACATTTAAACAATTAAAGAAGCTTGGTTAACAAAAAGCCAGATTTAATCATAATAATTATTATTTTTAGTTTCTTATCTCATGACTTATTCAAATTTTTGAATATTGAATATTACAAGTATAATTTAACAGTTGTAGGGGCATACATATAAATGTAAGCCCCGCTCATACTTATATATTTATATTAAGTATGTTGCAAAGAGGTAGAAGTTGCTGTGTGGTGTAATTGCGTAGTTTGTGCTAGATTATTCTGTGCGATCATGTATAGTTCCTCACAAACCGTCAAACTAGCAAGACCATCAACTGGATTAGTATAATTTCTTTGAAATTGCTGAACTGTATTGATTGTTATCTGTCCATAAAAAGGCTGATCTAGAGGAATATTTGTACCCAGTAGCTGGTTTAACTCCTCGTGGATACTGTTTATTTCATCCTCTAATTTTGCACTAGACTTGTCCGAAAATTCCAAAGCCAGACTGTTCAAAGCTTTGGGGCAAAACTTTGATATCTTCGTAAATACGTAATTACAGCACTTGCGTCTATTATAAGGTACACTAAATAAAAATATAAATACTTTTAAATGAAGTCCTACTCTGTCGATCTTCGAGAAAAAATAGTTGCAGCACATCTTGAGAAAAACATTTCAATCAGGAAAGTGGCTGACATTTTTTCAGTCTCAAAGAGTTTAGTACAAAAGCTTGTAAAACAACAAAAACTTGAAGGAAATTTGCAATCCAAGGCGCGAGGAAAGCCACAATTTAGTCATTTAACAAATGCTGACACAGAGTTGAGA
This region of Nostoc sp. UHCC 0302 genomic DNA includes:
- a CDS encoding acylphosphatase, producing the protein MIAYIVKHLLKQFSWVTIILMIALFTFQNVVLADEPPATDSMVALHGIITGKVQKVGFRAFLFKLAIQYNLAGWDQNLSDGTVEFIWQGQQPRIDQAIAKIPTGDTSAIVNQVLTKSIPVIPGLNTFVVRGWTSVSRNYFQPTDLTFTLRDDNSIISAKAAQKIYKNTIRPIVGDK
- a CDS encoding efflux RND transporter periplasmic adaptor subunit, which codes for MMTKNIIIKPPPKFTPLQKASLGLLILGIVCFSSWAILGKRSTQPKIDNHKAIPVVVTNVTEATVPLEIRSTGTVEAYSTVSIKSLVDGQLMGVYFQQGQQVKKGQLLFKIDPTPFQADLAQAIAKQVQAQAQVQQAIANLQQASDQVTQAKATRTRDAAQARNADTEAQRYTHLFQQGAVTQEQAQQYHTSADADEATVAADQSAIREAIAAVGSAKANVQNAQANLKAADAAVKSAKTQLAYTTIYAPINGQTGDLQVDQGNLVKANDTSGLVVINQTHPAYVSFSIPQQQLPTLKKYMATGKLEVDALVPNNSAQPIKGELTFVDNTLDATTGTIQLKATFSNTKRQLSPGEFVDVVLKLAQLPNVIIVPSQALQTGQNGQYVFVVKPDKTVAARPVKVGDTVGNETVINQGLQPGEQVVTDGQFNLAPGVSVAIHQ
- a CDS encoding oxidoreductase translates to MSTQTSRVWLITGSSTGLGRALTEAVLKRGEIVVATARQPQQLAELETQYPRQIITLRLDVTKPDEVQKAVNQAIATFGHIDILVNNAGYGMMGAIEEISDTDVRQQFETNFFGVLNVIRAVLPYLRHQRSGHILNLSSVCGFVSNAAGGIYCSTKFALEGLSEALAKEVASLGIKVTIVEPGAFRTDFTGRSLSLSNQCISDYGNSSAEIIKLLKQIDGKQLGNPIKAAEAMIQVINSDSPPLRLVLGSDAVAMIENKLTAMRTELEAWKPVAMHTAFDEAKVAF
- a CDS encoding IS4 family transposase, which translates into the protein MATPRMRKDGNPDLRRQTQLPAPAIEEIEAQIYALLEPSNFKPLRDSPGLDNKNLRERKLTLPVMMAVVVSLVYRQIAGLSEAIRLLATEGLMWVEPMLVSKQALSQRLKKIPAKLFAQVFEQVIEKIHATPQANRIPQQWQQLHQTFGAVWIADGSTLEELRKKLKALSDQTTVLAGKMMMVVEAFTHVPTKIWYTEDSKANDKIFAQELLEQLPTGGLLIFDLGFFKFGWFDQFTQQQKFFVTRLREKTSYFVVRCLSTGVYYRDEIIDMGQYRSNPCQYPVRLVSVLWGNSWYYYLTNVLDPQLLSAQQVCELYRCRWRIEDAFKLTKRLLGLAYIWVGDRNGVQIQIFATVIFYTVLNNLSSQIAFALGQPLERISVEMVFRSLYYFAVAVLRRETDNVVDYLVSHYKLFGLLKAERKRHRQIHSRSAQVWADAP
- the glsA gene encoding glutaminase A, with the protein product MPNSLQDIISPLHNYLIALHQKYKLLKEGKVANYIPQLERANTDWFGISIVNTDGQIYSVGDYQQTFTIQSISKPFVYGLALENYGRETVLNRVGLEPTGEAFNSIVLDQKNNRPCNPMVNAGAIATTDLLTGDNCTEGLQQIIEMFRLYTGRWLDVDIPVFLSEKATGSRNKAIAYLMYNSGMISDRIEKTLDIYFQQCSISVTCNDLAMMGATLANKGMNPITGEQAIKSHYVQDILSLMHTCGMYDFAGEWAYRVGLPAKSGVSGGIVAVVPGKCGIGIFSPLLDAKGNSIRAVKVCEELAKDFGLHIYGAVEPTYDLAFSMQQPYPFLTATYSG
- a CDS encoding IS630 transposase-related protein — protein: MKSYSVDLREKIVAAHLEKNISIRKVADIFSVSKSLVQKLVKQQKLEGNLQSKARGKPQFSHLTNADTELRELVESYPDATLIELCELFADKTGNWVGQSAMCRALQKLGLNRKKKQSGVPKQGRRES